The genomic segment AAAGGTTGTGGTTGTATTATAGTTGTGTAAAGATTGGGGTTGTGTAAAGGTTTCTGGATGTGCTGGCAGCCAGGAAGGACCCAACAGGTCTGGCTGGAGAGGAATGTTGATAGACGGAGCTCTCAACCTCCCAACTTCAAATGCCTCTCAGGATACGTGGTCcaggtgggacacacacacacacacacacacacacacacacacacacacacacacacacacacaccggtgaCCAGACTATAGCTACGAGTGtctggtccctctctctgtctctttgtctctctctctctctcccccctccctctctctctctccccctccctctcctctccctctccctctctctctctctctctctctctcctcccctccctctcctctctcttctctccccaaccCCCTATCAGGATGATGTGGTGATGGGAACTCTGACTGTGAGGGAGAACTTCCGTTTCTCTGCGGCGTTGCGTCTTCCGTCCTCCGTCAGCcagaaggagaaagaggacaAAGTCAACCGACTCATCACAGAACTGGGCCTCACTAAAGTAGCAGACTCACGGGTCAGTGTGGACGGGTTGATgtggggagaggacagagagactgtgttactATGAATGTGTGTATTCTGTCTCCAGGTTGGTACCCAGTTGATCAGGGGAATATCAggaggggaaaggaagaggacaAACATCGGTATGGAGCTGATCATCGACCCTCCTGTTCTCTTCCTGGATGAACCCACCACCGGCCTGGACGCGAGCACAGCTAACTCTGTACTACTACTGCTCAAGAGGTAGAACCTGGGTATTGTAGTTCTAATATTGTAGGGTTAGTCTGGGTATTGTAGTTCTCTTCCTGGATGAACCCACCACCGGCCTGGACGCGAGCACAGCTAACTCTGTACTACTACTGCTCAAGAGGTAGAACCTGGGTATTGTAGTTCTAATATTGTAGGGTTAGTCTGGGTATTGTAGTTCTCTTCCTGGATGAACCCACCACCGGCCTGGACGCGAGCACAGCTAACTCTGTACTACTACTGCTCAAGAGGTAGAACCTGGGTATTGTAGTTCTAATATTGTAGGGTTAGTCTGGGTATTGTAGTTCTCTTCCTGGATGAACCCACCACCGGCCTGGACGTGAGCACAGCTAACTCTGTACTACTACTGCTCAAGAGGTAGAACCTGGGTATTGTAGTTCTAATATTGTAGGGTTAGTCTGGGTATTGTAGTTCTCTTTCTGGATGAACCCACCACCGGCCTGGACGCGAGCACAGCTAACTCTGTACTACTACTGCTCAAGAGGTAGAACCTGGGTATTGTAGTTCTAATATTGTAGGGTTAGTCTGGGTATTGTAGTTCTCTTCCTGGATGAACCCACCACCGGCCTGGACGCGAGCACAGCTAACTCTGTACTACTACTGCTCAAGAGGTAGAACCTGGGTATTGTAGTTCTAATATTGTAGGGTTAGTCTGGGTATTGTAGTTCTCTTCCTGGATGAACCCACCACCGGCCTGGACGCGAGCACAGCTAACTCTGTACTACTACT from the Oncorhynchus keta strain PuntledgeMale-10-30-2019 unplaced genomic scaffold, Oket_V2 Un_contig_3625_pilon_pilon, whole genome shotgun sequence genome contains:
- the LOC127924067 gene encoding LOW QUALITY PROTEIN: broad substrate specificity ATP-binding cassette transporter ABCG2-like (The sequence of the model RefSeq protein was modified relative to this genomic sequence to represent the inferred CDS: inserted 1 base in 1 codon; deleted 2 bases in 1 codon), with amino-acid sequence FLDVLAARKDPTGLAGEMLIDGAXQPPNFKCLSGYVVQDDVVMGTLTVRENFRFSAALRLPSSVSQKEKEDKVNRLITELGLTKVADSRVGTQLIRGISGGERKRTNIGMELIIDPPVLFLDEPTTGLDASTANSVLLLLKR